Within the Streptomyces vilmorinianum genome, the region CGGGTACGCGGGTCGAGGCCGGTCGTCGGCTCGTCCAGATACAGGACGGCGGGCTGCCCGATCATCGAGGCGGCCAGGTCGAGCCGGCGGCGCATACCGCCGGAGTAGTTCATCACGGGCCGCTTGGCGGCCTCGGTGAGCGAGAACCGCTCCAGCATCTCATCGGCGCGGCGCCGGGCGTCCTTGCGGGAGAGGTCGAGCAGCCGCCCGATCATGTAGAGGTTCTCCCAGCCGGAGAGCTTCTCGTCGACCGAGGCGTACTGGCCGGTGAGCCCTATGGTCCTGCGGAGCTGGCGGGGCTGCTTCACCACGTCGTACCCGGCGACGGTGGCGGTCCCGGAGTCCGGGACGATCAGGGTGGACAGGCAGCGGACGAGGGTGGTCTTGCCGGCCCCGTTGGGCCCGAGCACCCCGAGCACCGTGCCCTCACGGACATCGAGGTCGACCCCGTCGAGGGCCTTCGTCTCGCCGTAGTGCTTCACGAGGCCTCGTACCTCGACGGCGTTGTGTGCGGATCGCGTCATGGCCCCCACTAGACCAGCCGCCACCGACAACGCACCGACATCCGACCGACAGACGACCGACAGGCGCGGACAGACACCGACAGACGACCGACAGGGGCCACCGACAGGCGCGGACAGACACCGACAGCCCGCCGATGGGGGATGTCGGCGGGCTGTCGTTCCGTACCACTGTGGCTAGTGGAAGGTGTGCTCCTCGGCGGGGAACGCCCCGCCGGTGACGTCCTCGGCGAAGGCCCGCGCGGCGTCGCCGAGCGTCTCGCGGAGGTTGGCGTACTGCTTGGTGAAGCGCGGCACCTTGCCGCCGGTCAGACCGGCCATGTCGGTCCAGACGAGGACCTGCGCGTCGGTGTGGGGACCGGCGCCGATGCCGATGGTCGGGATGTGCAGGGAGCGGGTGACCTCGGCGGCCAGCTCGGCCGGTACGAGTTCGAGGACGAGCGCGAAGGCGCCCGCGTCCTGGGCCGCCTTGGCGTCGCTGAGCAGCCGGTGCGCGGCCTCGTCGCTGCGGCCCTGCACCCGGTAGCCCATGGTGTTGACGGACTGCGGGGTCAGACCCAGGTGGGACATGACCGGGATCCCGGCCTCGACGAGCAGCTCGGTCTGCGGCAGCGAACGCTCGCCGCCCTCCAGCTTGACCGCGCCGACCCCCGCGTCCTTGACGAGCCGGGTGGCGTTGCGCAGGGCCTGGACGGGCCCTTCCTGGTACGAGCCGAAGGGGAGGTCGCCGACGACGAGGGCGCGCTTGGTGCCCCGTACGACGGCGGCCGACAGGAGGGTCATCTCGTCCATCGTGACGGGCACGGTGGTGTCGTAGCCGAGGTGACAGTTGCCCATGGAGTCGCCGACGAGCACGACCGGGATGCCGGCCTCGTCGAAGACGGACGCGGTCATCGCGTCGTAGGCGGTGAGCATGGGCCACTTCTCGCCGCGCGTCTTGGCGGCGGCGATGTCGTGGACGGTGATACGGCGCGTGCCCTTGCCTCCGTACAGCGCCTTGCTGCTGTCGGGGGCCTGCTTCGGGGCAGGCTGAAGCGTCATGGTGAACGGCTCCTTCGTCATCTCGAGGCGCCCTGACGGCGTCCCCGGACCACGTCCATGGTGGCACTTCCCGCTGTGGCGGGGGAAGTGGGCCGAAGTGGCGCTGTTCACACGGCGGCGGCGGATGGGTGGCGGGACACCGGGGGATACGTACGTACGAATGTGCGCGTTCTGTCACAGCTGTCCGGTCCCGCGTCACCTCCCGGAACCCGCCGCGCCGCTGTGTCGTCCCCCGTGGCAGTACGGCGGGTCAGGCATCACCTAGGGTCGATGCCGGGTCGCGGAGCAAGGCAGTGAGGACGGAACGATGGCGCGGGTGGACATGGCGGAGACCGAGAACGGCGGCGCGAAGAACGAGCGCTCCGGGTCCGGATCCGGGTCCGGACCCGGGTCCCGGTTCCGGTCGGTGTTCGAGCGCTGGCGCGGCGACCGGGGCATCTGGCGCCGCGGGATCGTCCTGGCCTTCTGCGCGGTGCTGCTCACCCTGCTGATGGTCCTCCACGCCGACATCCCCAACCGGATCGGCAACCTGGGCAGCCTCACCGAGACCTTCCTGCCCTGGCTGGGCCTCTTCGTGCCGGTCCTGCTCGTCCTGGCGCTGCTGCGGCGCTCGGCGACCGCGCTGATCGCCCTGCTCCTGCCGGCCGTGGTCTGGCTCAACCTCTTCGGCGGGCTGATCACCGACAAGTCGGGCTCCGGCGGCGACCTCACCGTCGCCACGCACAACGTGAACGCCGACAACCCCGACCCCGAGGGCACGGCCCGTCAGATCGCCGCGTCCGGCGCGGACGTGGTGGCCCTTGAGGAGCTCAAGGGCGAGATGGTCCCGGTGTACGAGCGGGGCCTGGCCGGCACGTACAGGTACCACTCCGTGCAGGGCACGGTCGGGCTGTGGAGCAAGTACCCGCTGGCCGACCCGCAGCCGGTGGACATCGGCATGGGCTGGACCCGCGCCATGCGCGCCACCGTCGCCACGCCCAAGGGTGACGTGGCCGTGTACGTGGCCCACCTGCCGTCCGTACGGGTCAGGCTGCACGCGGGCTTCACGGCCAACCAGCGCGACAACAGCGCGAACGCGCTGGGCGAGGCGATCGCGCACGACCGGCACCAGCGGATCGTCCTGCTCGGCGACCTCAACGGCACCATGAACGACCGCTCGCTCAACGCGGTCACCGCGCAGATGCGCTCCACCCAGGGCGCCTCGGGCGACGGCTTCGGCTTCAGCTGGCCGGCCTCGTTCCCGATGGCGCGGATCGACCAGATCATGGTGAAGGGCGTGGCGCCGGTCTCGTCGTGGACGCTGCCGGAGACGAAGAGCGACCACCTGCCGATCGCGGCCCGCGTCCGGCTCTGAATCGGGCAGGGGACGAAACCTCCCCGTCACCCCCGGGTAGCCCGGGGTCACCCTCCACCTGAGAGCTGGCCGCTGGGGCTGGACCTCCCCGACGCTCGTCGGCGCGAGTCTGGCCGTCGTCGGCCTGGCGATCGCCGCGGTGGCAGGACTGCTCGACCGTACGCCGGAGGGGGCCTCCCGCCTCGTGGCGGGAAGCCCCCTCGCGGACGGGCACGGGCGCGAGGTCAGTGGCTCGTCGTCTCGCGCCAGCGGTTCGTGATCGGCAGCCGGCGGTCCTTGCCGAAGCCCTTCGCCGAGATCTTGGTGCCCGGCGGGTACTGGCGCCGCTTGTACTCCGCCATGTCCACCATCCGCAGCGTCCGCGTCACCAGCTCCTCGTCGAAGCCGGCCGCGACGATGGCGTCCTTGCCCTGGTCGCGGTCGACGTACAGCGCGAGGATCCGGTCCAGCACGTCGTAGTCCGGCAGCGAGTCGGTGTCGACCTGCCCCGGGCGCAGCTCGGCGCTCGGCGGCTTGGTGATCGAGCTCTCCGGGATCGGCGGGGTCTGGCCGCGCTCCTCGGCCGCCCGGTTGCGCCAGCGCGCGAGCCGGAACACGGTCGACTTGTAGACGTCCTTGATGGGCCCGTACGCGCCGACGGAGTCGCCGTACAGCGTGGAGTACCCCACCGCCAGCTCGGACTTGTTGCCCGGCGCGAGGACGATGTGGCCCTCCTCGTTGGAGATCGCCATCAGCATCGTGCCGCGCAGCCGGGATTGCAGGTTCTCCTCCGCGAGGCCGGTGAGGCCGAGCGCGCCCATGTACGCGTCGAACATGGGCTCGATCGAGACCGTACGGAAGTTGAGCCCGGTGCGCCGGGCCAGCTCGGCCGCGTCGCCGCGCGAGTGGTCGGAGGAGTACTTGGACGGCATCGAGACGCCGTACACGTTCTGCGCGCCGACCGCGTCGCAGGCGATGGCGGCGACGAGCGCCGAGTCGATGCCGCCGGACAGGCCGATGAGGACGGAACGGAAGCCGTTCTTGGCGGCGTACGCGCGCAGGCCCACGACCAGCGCCGAGTACACCTCCTCGTCGTCGTCGAGCCGGTCCGCGTACCCGCCGGTCAGCTCCGCCTCGTACGCGGGCAGCGGCTCCTCGGAGAGGACCACCCGGTCGATCCGCAGCCCGTCGTCCACGACGCCGTCCGGTGCGTCGGGAGAGGCGGCCGGAAGGTCGAGATCGAGGAGCACACTGCCCTCGGAGAACTGCGGGGCGCGCGCGACGACCTCGCCGTTCGCGTCGACGACGATCGAGTCGCCGTCGAAGACGAGCTCGTCCTGGCCGCCGATCATCGCGAGATAGGCGGTCGTGCAGCCCGCCTCCTGGGCGCGCTTGCGGACCAGTTCGAGCCGGGTGTCGTCCTTGTTCTGCTCGTACGGCGAGGCGTTGATCGAGACCAGCAGCCCGGCGCCGGCGCTGCGGGCGGCCGGGACGCGACCGCCCTCCTGCCACAGGTCCTCGCAGATCGCGAGGGCCACGTCGACGCCGTGGACCCGCAAGACGGGCATGGTGTCGCCCTGGACGAAGTAGCGGAACTCGTCGAAGACGCCGTAGTTGGGGAGGTGGTGCTTGGCGAAGCGCAGCACCACCTCGCCGCCGTGGAGCACGGCGGCCGCGTTCTCGGGGGATCCGGCGGGCCGGCCGAGCCGCGGTTCGGCGTGGTCCGAACGGTCGAGATAGCCGACGATCACCGGCAGCTCCCCGAAGCCCTCGGCGGCGAGGCGCCGCGCGAGCGCCCGCAGGGCGGTCCGGGACGCCTCGACGAAGGACGAGCGCAGCGCGAGGTCCTCGACGGGGTAGCCGGTCAGCACCATCTCCGGGAACGCGACCAGATGCGCGCCCTGCTCGGCGGCGTGCCGGGTCCAGTGGACGATCGCCTCGGCGTTTCCGGCGAGATCGCCGACGGTCGAGTCGATCTGATTCAGAGCGAGGCGTAGTTGAGGCACGCGCTCAGTGTAATCGTCAGACCGACACTATGTCCTGGGGGTTCAGGGGTACGGTACGGCTCCGAGGAAGAGGGCCCGGCGGCCCGGCGGGGACGGCCCGGCGGCTCGGCGCCCTCCGCGGGGCGTCCGAGCGGCCGGGCCGTCCGACGATGCTGCGGGTGTCTCGGTCAGGAGGACGCGTAGACGCTCGCGCAGAACGCCTTGATCTGCTCGTCCGACAGATGCTGGGCGAGGTCGGCCTCGCTGATCATGCCGACGAGCTTCTTGTTCTCGATGACGGGCAGACGGCGGATCTGGTGGCTCTCCATCTCGTCCAGGACCGCCTCGACGTCCGCGCCCGCGTCGATCCACCGGGGCGTGCCCTGCGCCATCTCCCCGCAGGTGATCTTCGACGGATCGTGGCCCATGGCCACACAACCGACCACGATGTCGCGGTCCGTGATGATGCCGCAGAGCCGTTCGTTCTCGTCCGCGATCGGCAGGGCGCCGACATTGAGCTCGCGCATCATCTGCGCGGCGCGGTCGAGGGTCTCGTGCCGGGGGATCCACTTGGCCCCGGGGTGCATGATGTCCTTCGCCGTGGTCATGGGGTGTCGTACCTCCGTAGAACGTCGTCGTACGTACGTCGTCCCCGAGCGTCACCCATTGTGCGCGTACGCAGCGGCCCCCGCGACCGCTGGGGTCACGGGGGCCGCTCCGTACGGACGGAGGCGTCAGCCGCGCGGCGTGGCGCCCCGCTTCCTCAGCAGCTCGGTCATGAGCGTGATCTCGGACTCCTGGGCGTCGACCATGCCCTGCGCGAGGTTCCGCTCCAGCACCACGGAGCACTTCTCCACACAGCCCTGGGCCATATGGACGCCGCCCTTGTGGTGGTCGGTCATCAGCTGGAGGTAGAGGATCTCGGCCTCCTTGCCGCTCGCCTTGCGCAGCCGCTCCAGCTCCGACTTGGTCGCCATGCCCGGCATCAGCGCCGTGTCGGCGGGGTCGGCGGCGTCGCCGGTCTCGCCGTGCCCGGAAGCCCCGTGGTGCCCGCTCGCGCCCATCCAGGCCATCGGCTCGGCGCCGGACACGACCTTCGGCAGCCCCCACATGTCCAGCCAGCCCAGCATCATGCCGCGCTGGTTGGCCTGGGTGTTGGCGATGTCGTACGCCAGCCGGCGCACCTCCTCGTCCTGGGTGCGGTCCCGGACGATGAACGACATCTCGACGGCCTGCTGGTGGTGGACCGACATGTCACGGGCGAAGCCCGCGTCCGCCGAGTCCGAGGCCGGCGTCGCGGACGCCGCCGGTGCCTCCTCCCGCTCCGCGGAGGCGAACGTGACCGCGCCCCCGGCGAAGAGCAGCGCGAGGACGACGGCCGTGATCGACGCCCCGTGCGTACGGGTCAGCTTCACTGCGCGGCCCCGACGCCACCCGTGCAGGCCGCGCCCGGCTCCGGGGTCTGCGGGCCCTGCACGTACTTGGTGAAGAACGCGTCCACGCGCGGGTCGCTCGCGCTGTCCACGGACACCTGCTTGCCCCAGGCGCTCAGCATGATCGCGCCGGCCTGGTCGTCCACCGGGCTCATCAGCGTGTACGGGGTCTTCCCGACCTTCTCGGCCAGCTTCTTCACATCGGCCTCGGCGGCCTGCTTGCTGTACGTGACCCAGACCGCGCCGTGCTCCAGGGAGTGCACGGCGTTCATCTCGGCGATCTTCGTCGTGTAGACGTCGCCGTCGCAGTTCTGCCAGACCTGGTCGTGGTCGCCGCCGACCGGGGGCTTCATCTCGTACGTGACGGGGGTCGTCACGTGGTTGCGGCCGAGCTTCTTGGCGTCCCAGGACTGCTCGTCCTTGATGGGGGCCTTCGCGGCGGCCTCCTGCTGCTCCTTCTTCTCGGACTGCTTGTTGAGCACGTAACCGCCGAAGCCGACGAGGCTCAGCACGACCACGGCGGAGATGCTGATCGTGAGGATGCGGTTGCGGCGCTCGCGGGCCTGCTCGGCGCGGCGCATCTCCTCTATTCGGGCGCGGCGGTCGGCGGTGGCGGAGCGGTTGGCGGCCATGGTGATGTCGTCCTTCTCGGATGTGGGGTGGCGCGTCGTGCGCCGTGGGGGCGGAGCGGAGGCGGTCCTGCGGCTATGTCCTCAGGACCTGAAGGACGTACAGGTCCGGCGCACGGGGCTGCGCGCCGGGGCGGGTCACCCGGCCGGTGTCGTACGAGGTTCCCAGGCCCGGGATCCGGCCCTCCGCGTGCGGCGGGGGGTCGAGCGGCGGCGCGGTGAGCACCGCCGGGCTGAGCGAGGGAAACAGGGAGCAGTCGCCACGGTCGTACGGGCAGGCGTACTCCGCCACGCCGGCGGTGCGCTGATGGTGGGCCTGCTCGGCCTCGTCGTGGGCGGCGGCGGGGGAGCCGGCACCCAGACAGACGAAGAGCGCGGCGAGGAGCGTCGCCACGGCACTCGCCAGTGCCATGGGACGCGCGCGCCGGGACAGGCGTACGAGTGGAGGGCCCCCCATGAGCGGAGATCGTAGTGGCCGAAGGGCCGGGAGGGGACAGTCGGGGGAACACACGCACGGAATCGGCCCGTCCCGCGTTACCTGTGTCACACCAGGGCAGGCACTATGGGTGTGCAACGTGCGCGAAACCATGTGGTGGGATGCTCAGGTGCCCCCCGATATGCCCGAGGCGGTGGGAACAGGCGGCCTGACCAGCAAAGATGGGTGTGGAAATGGACAAGCAGCAGGAATTTGTGCTCCGGACGCTCGAGGAGCGTGACATCCGGTTCGTACGCCTGTGGTTCACCGACGTGCTCGGCTTCCTGAAGTCGGTGGCCGTGGCCCCCGCCGAGCTTGAGCAGGCATTCGACGAAGGTATCGGCTTCGACGGCTCCGCCATCGAGGGCTTCGCCCGTGTATACGAATCAGACATGATCGCCAAGCCGGATCCGGCCACTTTCCAGATCCTGCCCTGGCGCGCGGAGGCCCCGGGCACGGCCCGGATGTTCTGCGACATCCTCATGCCGGACGGCTCCCCGTCCTTCGCGGACCCGCGTTTCGTCCTCAAGCGCATCCTCGCGAAGACCTCGGACCTGGGCTTCACCTTCTACACCCACCCCGAGATCGAGTTCTTCCTGCTGAAGGACAAGCCGCTGGACGGCACCAAGCCGACCCCCGCCGACAACTCGGGCTACTTCGACCACACCCCGCAGAACGTGGGCATGGACTTCCGGCGCCAGGCCATCACCATGCTGGAGTCGATGGGCATCTCGGTGGAGTTCTCCCACCACGAGGGCGCCCCTGGCCAGCAGGAGATCGACCTGCGCTACGCCGACGCGCTGTCCACGGCCGACAACATCATGACCTTCCGCCTGGTCATGAAGCAGGTCGCGCTGGAGCAGGGCGTGCAGGCCACGTTCATGCCGAAGCCGTTCTCGGAGTACCCGGGCTCGGGCATGCACACCCACCTCTCCCTCTTCGAGGGCGACCGCAACGCGTTCTACGAGTCGGGCGCGGAGTACCAGCTCTCCAAGGTGGGCCGCTCCTTCATCGCCGGCCTGCTCAAGCACGCCGCCGAGATCTCGGCCGTCACCAACCAGTGGGTCAACTCCTACAAGCGCATCTGGGGCGGCTCGGCCCGCAGCGCGGGCGCGGGCGGCGAGGCCCCCTCGTACATCTGCTGGGGCCACAACAACCGCTCGGCCCTGATCCGCGTCCCGATGTACAAGCCGGGCAAGACGGGCTCCTCCCGGGTCGAGGTCCGCTCCATCGACTCCGGCGCCAACCCCTACCTGACCTACGCGGTCCTGCTCGCGGCGGGCCTCAAGGGCATCGAGGAGGGCTACGAACTCCCGGCCGGCGCCGACGACGACGTCTGGGCGCTCTCGGACGCGGAGCGCCGCGCGATGGGCATCGAGCCGCTGCCGCAGAACCTGGGCGAGGCGATCGCCCTGATGGAGAAGAGCGAACTGGTCGCCGAGACGCTGGGCGAGCACGTCTTCGACTTCTTCCTCCGCAACAAGAAGCAGGAGTGGGAGGAGTACCGCTCCGAGGTCACGGCCTTCGAACTGCGCAAGAACCTGCCGGTGCTGTAGTAGGTGTCGAAACGGGTCCGGTCCGCGGCAGTCCGCTGCGGACCGGACCCGTTCTCGCGTCCCGCCGAGGTCGGCGGACGGGAACGCTCTTGTTCCGCCGATCTTGCCTACGGCATACTCCCCTGACCCCCCCCACGCACGGCTCGTCCCGAGGCACTCGATTCGGTTCCGGTGGAACGCGCCGCTCCAAGAACCGTTTCACTGGACAGGACCCACGCGTGACCTTCGCCCATGTCTGCACCGCGCTGCTCTTCATAGGCACGCCTCTCTGGTTCGGGATGTTCCCGTTGCGTCCGCAGAGCAAGTTGCTCGCCGGGCCCGACCCAGCCCTGTGGCGGGCCGTCGTGCTCGCGGGCATCGGGATCTGGCGCCCGGCCGCGCGGCTGTTGGCGGAGGCGGGACAGGACTGGGAGCGGCGCGCCCATTACACCCAGCGGCTGGCGCGGGCCGGGAGCTGGTGGTGGCCGCTGTGGGTGCGGGCATGGGAGCGCGCGCCCCGGCGACCCGGATGTGGCACTCGTACGGGCGCAGGCCCGGGTGCACCACGCATGGCGGCTGCGCGGCCCCTACTTCGCGAGCGCGACCGCGGAGTACCGGTTCCGGTTGTTCCACCGGGCGCTGTTCAAGGCGCGTGAGGACCTGGCCACCGCGGCCAGGCTCAACCCCGACGACCCGACTCCGCACACCGTTGAGATCTGGCCCGCCCTCGGTCTCGGGTACCCGCACGACATGATGCGTGACCTCTGGGACGAGGTCACCCGGCGCGCACCGCACCACTTCGACGCCCACTACAGCGCGATCCAGTACTGGAGCCAGAAGTGGCGGGGCTCGCACAAGCTGGCGCGGGAGTTCGCGGAGAAGGCCGCCGCCGGCGCACCGCCGGGCACGCTGCTGGCCGCGCTGCCCCTGTTCGCCTGGTACGAGACGACCCTGGGCGACGACTACTCGTACAGCTGTGCCTCTCCGCGGGTGCGGGCCATGGTCGACGCCGCGCTGGAGGACATGGCGCATGCCGAGGGACACCCTGCCCTGCCCCGCGTCCAGCACCTTGTCGCCTACTGCCTGCACGAACAGGGAAGGCACCAGGAGGCATTGCGGCATTTCCGTGCGGTGGACGGGTGGGTGGACGCCCTGCCCTGGCGCTACCGGCAGAAGTCGCGGCTGCACTATCGAGGCATACGCACTGCGGCAGCCCGCGCCGCCGTCGCCGAGCGTCTGCGCCGGAGCTGAGCGGCGCGCTCGCGCGGTGGCCGGAAAGCCCGTTGACGCTCCGTCCCCGCCGTCCGAGACTGCCCCGATGGAGATCACCGGCACCGCCGCGCCCCTCGTCACCCAGCGGCTGCTGCTGCACCCGCTGACCGTCGCCGAGGCCGGGCGGATCGTCGCCCAGGTCCCCGGGCCGTGCGATCGGTGGGCCCAGGGGTATCCCACCGATGGGGATGTCGCCGGGGCGCGGGGGTTTCTCGACGGGTGGGTCGCGCATGGGGATCCCGGGGCGTTCCGGGCGTACGAGATACGGCGGCGGGAGGACGGGGTCGCCGTCGGGGGGATCGGGTTTCACGGGCCGCCGGACGGGGAGCGGTTCGTGACCGTGGGGTATGGGCTGATTCCGGACGTACGGGGGCGCGGGTACGCCACCGAGGCGCTGCGGGCGTTGCTCGGGCTGGCCCGTGCGCAGGGGGTCGCCGGCGCGAAGGGGGACGCCGACCTCGGGAACGTCGCCTCGCAGCAGGTGATGGAGGCCGTCGGGATGCGGTACGCGGGGGAGGACGAGCGGGTCAGGTACTACCGGGTGGAGTTCACGCCCTGACGCCCGTCCCCACACGCGCTCAGCGCTCCGACAGCTCCGAAGGCGCCTCCTGGACCAGCCAGCCGTTGCCGTCCGGGTCCTCGAAGGACATGAACGAGTTCCAGGTGTCGCCCTTGCCGTCCTCCCAGCCCGTCGCGCCGACGTGGCGGATCGGGGTGACGTCCACGCCCCGCTCGATCAGCTGCTTGCGGGCCGCCTCGATGTCCGTGACGCAGAGCTGGAGGCCGTGCAGCGTGCCCGGGGCCATCGCCTTCGTGCCGGGCATCGACGGCATGCCGCTCTCCATCGCGATGGAGCAGCGTGAGCCGGGCGGCGTCGCCTGGATGATGCGGATGCCCGGCGCGACCTCGTCGTCCAGGTCGATCTTGAAGCCGCACTTGTCGCCGTAGAACTCCTTCGCCCGGTCCAGGTCGGTCACGGGCACGAGCACGACTTCGAGCGTCAGGTTCATGGGGGGTCTCCTCCGGGGGCCTCAGAAACGCCAGCGGGTCTGGCCGAACGGCTCGCCCTTGGCGAAGCCGAAGGCCGTACGGGGCGCGACGGCGAACACCAGGGCGGTTCCACCGTCGCCCACGAACGCACCCTCCCGCACGTCGAATCGCCAATCCGGCCCGTACTTGTCGACATAGGCCCCGGCCAGCGCGCGCAGCCGTTCCTCGTCCGTCACCCGGACGGCCTCGCCCTCGACCACCACGTCGAAACCCTCGCCGAGCGAGGCGGTCCCGGTGGTGAGGACCACCTCCCGGTTCTCCGCCAGATTGCGTGCCTTGCGCTCGTCGGGGCCGGTGCAGAAGTGCAGTGCGCCCTGCGACCAGACCGCGATCAGCGGGGTCACGTGGGGGCGGCCGTCCGGGCGGACGGTGGTCAGCCAGAAGACCTCGGCCTCGGCCAGCCGGGCGGCGGCCGCTGACCACTCGGCCGGCTGGGCCTTCGGGTCGCTGTAGCGGGGGTCCAGGGCGGTCTCCGGGGTCATGGCGGTCCTCTTCCGGTCCGGTCGGTCGGGTTCAGGTGCGGCGGAAAACCGTGCCGTGAGGAAGACCCTGCCCGGACCCGGAACTCATCGCACCGCGGGCGTCCAGTGCAGCTTTCCGTCCAGACCCATCGCCGCCACTCCGTCCACGGACCCTCCGGGAGCGCCCGAGAACAGGAAGTTCTCCAGCGACCACAGCGGCCGGGTGCCCCCGTTCGGCGACGGGGCCGTCGCCAGGACGCCCGTACGGGAGCGGACCGCCAGCATTCCCTTGTCGCCGCCGCTCACCACCGGGCCGAAGCCGGCGACCCCGCCCGCCAGCTCGGTGACCGGGGAGACGACCCTGCCGTCCGCGAGGTCGGCCGTGCGCAGGTCGCCCGAGGCCGGCTTGCGGAACCAGAGCCGTATCCCCCGCCCGTCCGGGGCGGGGCCCGCGCTCAGCGCCAGCGTCGTCGCGGGCAGACCGGTCTGCCGCGGCCCGGCCAGCGGCCCGCCGGCGCGCTGCTGCGACCAGGTGAGGACGGTCTTCGCGGTGCCGGCGAAGACATGGGCCCGGCCCGCCGTGTCCGTGGTGGCCACCGGGTCGCCGTACACGTTCGTGCCGCCCAGCGCCCGCCAGGGGCCCCAGTCGCCGCCGGCCCGCTGCTGCTCGCGCCCCGTCAGCCGGTGCCGGCTGTCGCGCAGCACCACCGTCATCCGGCCGGACCCGTCCACCGCCACCGCCGGGGCGCTGATGTCGGAGGTCCCGCGGGCGTCGTTCTTCTCCGGGGTGCCGAGCGAGCGCCACGGCCCGAACGCGCCGCCCGGAAGGGACTGCTCGGTCGTCACCACCTCACGGCGGTACGCCTCGGGCCCGTCGCCGATCGTCGTCCGCGTGCCGAACACCGCGATCCGGCCGTCCGGGAGCCGTACGGAGGTCACGCCGCTGTCCAGCCCTTCGCCCTGGAGCAGCACGGGACCCTGCCACTCCGAGGCCGAGCCCGCGGGCCTCGTCCACACCGCGAGGCGCCCGTCGAGCACCGAGAAGGCGTGCAGCCCCCCGGTGGCGTCGCGCTGCACCCAGGAGGTGGAGGTGCCCCGGGCGTAGCGGACGGTCTGGGTCCAGCCGCGCCCGGAGGGGCGGCCGGACACCTTGAGGTCGCCGCACCCGGCCGGGTCCGCGCAGTCGTTGACGCCGTCGATCCAGGCGTACGTCTTCAGGGTGCGCAGCTTGGCGTCGGCGGACGCGGGGTCGAGGGTGTGCGGCAGCGAACCGGTGGGGTACCCGAGGTAGTTCTGGACCCCGAAGTGCGGGCGTCCCGAGGTCGCCGCGTACCGCGCGAGGGCCGCCTGCGC harbors:
- a CDS encoding ATP-binding cassette domain-containing protein, which translates into the protein MTRSAHNAVEVRGLVKHYGETKALDGVDLDVREGTVLGVLGPNGAGKTTLVRCLSTLIVPDSGTATVAGYDVVKQPRQLRRTIGLTGQYASVDEKLSGWENLYMIGRLLDLSRKDARRRADEMLERFSLTEAAKRPVMNYSGGMRRRLDLAASMIGQPAVLYLDEPTTGLDPRTRNEVWDEVKRMVSEGVTVLLTTQYMEEAEQLASELTVVDRGRVIANGKVDELKARVGGRTLKVRPVDPADLPAMAAALRDSGLDGIAGSTVVPDEGVLYVPILSDEQLTAVVGLLGARGFGIAHIGTHLPSLDEVFLAITGEKASVSDTIPEEVAA
- a CDS encoding NAD+ synthase, producing the protein MPQLRLALNQIDSTVGDLAGNAEAIVHWTRHAAEQGAHLVAFPEMVLTGYPVEDLALRSSFVEASRTALRALARRLAAEGFGELPVIVGYLDRSDHAEPRLGRPAGSPENAAAVLHGGEVVLRFAKHHLPNYGVFDEFRYFVQGDTMPVLRVHGVDVALAICEDLWQEGGRVPAARSAGAGLLVSINASPYEQNKDDTRLELVRKRAQEAGCTTAYLAMIGGQDELVFDGDSIVVDANGEVVARAPQFSEGSVLLDLDLPAASPDAPDGVVDDGLRIDRVVLSEEPLPAYEAELTGGYADRLDDDEEVYSALVVGLRAYAAKNGFRSVLIGLSGGIDSALVAAIACDAVGAQNVYGVSMPSKYSSDHSRGDAAELARRTGLNFRTVSIEPMFDAYMGALGLTGLAEENLQSRLRGTMLMAISNEEGHIVLAPGNKSELAVGYSTLYGDSVGAYGPIKDVYKSTVFRLARWRNRAAEERGQTPPIPESSITKPPSAELRPGQVDTDSLPDYDVLDRILALYVDRDQGKDAIVAAGFDEELVTRTLRMVDMAEYKRRQYPPGTKISAKGFGKDRRLPITNRWRETTSH
- a CDS encoding DUF305 domain-containing protein; protein product: MTRTHGASITAVVLALLFAGGAVTFASAEREEAPAASATPASDSADAGFARDMSVHHQQAVEMSFIVRDRTQDEEVRRLAYDIANTQANQRGMMLGWLDMWGLPKVVSGAEPMAWMGASGHHGASGHGETGDAADPADTALMPGMATKSELERLRKASGKEAEILYLQLMTDHHKGGVHMAQGCVEKCSVVLERNLAQGMVDAQESEITLMTELLRKRGATPRG
- the panB gene encoding 3-methyl-2-oxobutanoate hydroxymethyltransferase → MTLQPAPKQAPDSSKALYGGKGTRRITVHDIAAAKTRGEKWPMLTAYDAMTASVFDEAGIPVVLVGDSMGNCHLGYDTTVPVTMDEMTLLSAAVVRGTKRALVVGDLPFGSYQEGPVQALRNATRLVKDAGVGAVKLEGGERSLPQTELLVEAGIPVMSHLGLTPQSVNTMGYRVQGRSDEAAHRLLSDAKAAQDAGAFALVLELVPAELAAEVTRSLHIPTIGIGAGPHTDAQVLVWTDMAGLTGGKVPRFTKQYANLRETLGDAARAFAEDVTGGAFPAEEHTFH
- a CDS encoding DUF3105 domain-containing protein, which gives rise to MAANRSATADRRARIEEMRRAEQARERRNRILTISISAVVVLSLVGFGGYVLNKQSEKKEQQEAAAKAPIKDEQSWDAKKLGRNHVTTPVTYEMKPPVGGDHDQVWQNCDGDVYTTKIAEMNAVHSLEHGAVWVTYSKQAAEADVKKLAEKVGKTPYTLMSPVDDQAGAIMLSAWGKQVSVDSASDPRVDAFFTKYVQGPQTPEPGAACTGGVGAAQ
- a CDS encoding endonuclease/exonuclease/phosphatase family protein, producing MARVDMAETENGGAKNERSGSGSGSGPGSRFRSVFERWRGDRGIWRRGIVLAFCAVLLTLLMVLHADIPNRIGNLGSLTETFLPWLGLFVPVLLVLALLRRSATALIALLLPAVVWLNLFGGLITDKSGSGGDLTVATHNVNADNPDPEGTARQIAASGADVVALEELKGEMVPVYERGLAGTYRYHSVQGTVGLWSKYPLADPQPVDIGMGWTRAMRATVATPKGDVAVYVAHLPSVRVRLHAGFTANQRDNSANALGEAIAHDRHQRIVLLGDLNGTMNDRSLNAVTAQMRSTQGASGDGFGFSWPASFPMARIDQIMVKGVAPVSSWTLPETKSDHLPIAARVRL
- a CDS encoding CBS domain-containing protein — encoded protein: MTTAKDIMHPGAKWIPRHETLDRAAQMMRELNVGALPIADENERLCGIITDRDIVVGCVAMGHDPSKITCGEMAQGTPRWIDAGADVEAVLDEMESHQIRRLPVIENKKLVGMISEADLAQHLSDEQIKAFCASVYASS